GGTGTACGAGGTGGTCTGGTAGATCGGCAGCGCGCGGGCGTTGGTCGCGCCGTCGGGTATCTGTCCGACGTGGATCTGCTTGGTCTCGAAGCTCCAGTTGTCGGACAGGTTGGGTTCGGTCATCGAATGGTCCTCCTTCGTGTGGGCGATCGGGTCGTGCTGGGGGTGCGGCTAGGCGGTGATCAAAGTGGTGTCCACCGGAGTGGCTCCGGTGGTGAGATCCAGGACCGGGCAGTGCACGTCGACGGCCTGCTGGAGCTCGGCGTAGCGCTGTTCGGTCTCGGGTCCGCTGACCCGCACAGTCACGCGCACCGCCTGGAACCCCGGGCGGGTGGCGTCGTCCAGACCGAAGAGCCCGCGCACGTCGAGATCGCCCTCGGCCGTCACCGCCAGATCGTCGATCGTGATGCCGAGCCGCTGGGTCCAGAACCGGTAGGTCACCACCTGGCCGGCGATGAGCGAGGCCAGGTAGACCTTGACGGGGTTGGGCGCGGTGTCCGCGCCACCGAGCGCGGGCGGCTCGTCCACTCGAACGGTGTGCTTGCCGAGAGTGACCGCGCTGCCCACCGTTCCCTCTGGTGTGCCGGAAGCGCGGAACACCACCAGCGCGTTCGCCGGGTCGTCCGCGACGGCCCGTGCCGTGGCGTCGGCGATGTCGTTGAGCGGCGTGCGCAGGTCGGTCGTCATACGCACTGACGCTAGGAACGACACCGCGCGATGGCGATAGTTACACTCGGGCTGAGTCCAACAGTGGTGCGCCGACCTCCCCCAATTGTCTTGCGGCTATTCGGGAGTAGGTTCGGTTTCCGGCTCCGGTACGGCAGCGATTGCCGCGTCGATCTGCTCGCCGACATAGCGCAGGACGACCGCGACGATGGCGGCGACCGGCACCGCGAGGAAGGCGCCGATGATGCCGTACAGCGAGCCACCCGCGGTGATGGCCAGCAGCACGATGACGGCGTGCAGCCGCATGCTGCGGCTCTGCAATACCGGTTGCAGGACATTGCCTTCCAGCTGCTGCACGGCGACGATGATGCCGAGCACGATCAGCGCCGTGACGAACCCATTGCCGACGAGCGCGACGAGCACCGCGAGCGCGCCCGCGACGAACGCGCCGACGATCGGGACGAATCCGCCGAGGAAGGTGATCACCGCGAGCACCAGTGCGAGCGGCACTCCGAGGATCACCAGACCCGCCCCGATCAGTACCGCATCGATGAGGCTGACCAGCGCCTGGGTGCGGATGAACCCGCCGAGCACCACCCAGATCCGGTTCAGCACCTCCGCCAGGTGCTTGCCATTGCGACTGCCGGACACGAGGTGCAGCCACGGCAGGAAGCGCGGCCCGTCCTTGACGAAGAAGAACGTGAGCATGAGCACGAGGAACAGGGCGACGAGCATCGATGTCGCGGTGCTCACGCCGCTGAACACGCCGGTCGCGATCTGCTCGGAGCTCGACCGCAGCCGGGACACGATCGCGTCGACCGCCGAATCCAGTTGTTCGTCGCGGATTCTCAGCGGCGGACCCTGCAGCCAGTCGCGCACCTTGTTGACACCCTCGGTCGACTTGTCCGCGAGTTCGGGTGCCTGGTCCACCACCGAGGGCACGATCAGCGCGATGACCCCGGCCAGCAGGCCGATGAACCCGAGTACCGCGATCGAGGCTGCCGCGGCGGGCCGCAGGCCGTGTGTGGTGAGCCAGCGCGTCGGCGGCCACAGCACGGTCGAGACCACGATCGCCAGAGCCACCGGCAGGATCACCACCCACAGCTTGGCGACCAGGAAGCCGAGCACCCACGCACCCGCCGCGATCGCGACAACACACAGCGCCCATTTGGCGAGCCACAGGATGCCCGCGCCGATGACGTCGCCCCGATCCCGCGTCGCGCGGTCATCCGGTACCTGGTCCTTGTTCGGTTCGCTCACGGGCCAAGTCTGGCACGAGGTCACGGTGTCGAGCAGGGCTCAGCCTGGAGATAAGGTGCAGTGTTTTGTCGGGAAGTCGTCCAGCCGGGAGGAACGGATGATCGCAGCACGGGTCGCGGCTGTTTTCGCGGTGGTGTTCGTGGGGTCCTCGGTCGGGGCCGTGGGGGCGGCGCAGGCCGCGCCTGGGGCGTGTGCGGCGGGCGATCCGTTGCGTCCCACCGCCGAGCTGTTCGCCACCGACAACACCGAGACGATCACCGATCCGGCGGATCATCGGCTGCGGAATCGACTGGAGGGGTTCGAACTTGCGGTCGACGCGATCGCCGTGCGCAATGTCGCGCTTCCAGTGGGGTCGACGCTGGTGAGTGGGGTTTTCTGGTCGCAGGAGCGGCACCACGCGACCTACGAGCGCTCGCGCGAATTTCATCTGGCCTGCGTCGACGGTGCCGACCTCGGACGGATCGCGCAGCAGGTGCGGGCGCGGTTCGGTCAGGAGTCGGTGTTGACGTTCGAGCACCGCGCGGCCGGTGCGCCAGGAATCGATGCGTTCATCGTCGAGGTCGCCGACATCGACCTGCGGCGGTTCCACGACGCGCTGGTCGCCGATCCGGTGGCGCGCGAGCGATTGGTCGGCGGTTCGGTCACCGAGCAGAATACGCTCATCCTGGTTGCGGACATCGCCGATCTGGAGCCGACCCGGCGGTTCGTCGAAAGGGTCGGCGGAACTTGGGATTTCGTCACAGTGCGGTACGGCGATCGTGAGTTCGTCGGAGCGTGAACCGGGGGAGGCGAGTGGGCGCACCGACCCCCGCCGTGAACCGGCTGTGGCGGCGAACGTCGGCGCCGGCTACCGGCAGCGCCATGTTCGAACCCGCAGATCTGTGCTGGAAATCCATCTCACCTTTCGCACGGTCGTCTTCGGCCGCATGCGCGCAACAGCACCGGAGCCGCGGACTCGTTCCGCACACGGCGATGCGCCGGGCCGCGGTCCAGCCGGTCGAACCGAGCTGTCGACCGCGGGCCGCGGCGAACCGGGGCCGGTCGTGCAACTACCGGCCTGTGGGGAGTGGGGCCGGTCAGTACGTGACGACCGCAGTGGCGAAGCCGTCCAACACGAAGCTCGGTTCGGACAGGGTTGCCGTGCTCGGAGCGTCGGTGCCGGCCGCGCCGATCTGCGCCAGATGACCGATCGCCGGGGTGTCACCGGAGATCGCGACCGTGATGGGACTGCCGGTTTTGTTGACCAGCAGAATTTTTCGCGATCCCGACGCGGTGCGGAACCCTTGCGCGTACACCCGGCTGTCGGGCATCACCGGTACCCCGGTCGCGGTGGTGACCAACTGGTCTCCCGGGCCGAAGTGCTCGAGCAGCAGCGCCAGCGCTCGGTAGCGCAGGTTGGGAGTTCCGGTCTCCCAGTCGAGCAACGTGGTACCGGGAATCATGCCCGGATAGTCCATGAACTCGGCGATGCCGACGAGGTCGATCCCGACGTCTACGAGCCGGGCCCACAGATATGACTGCACAGCGGCGCTGAGCGCCCAGTACTCCTCGGGGATATCGGGTTCCGGGTTCATCACATCGGCGGGAAAGGTGCCGAGTTCGTTGATGAACGTGCGGGTGTCCGGCGCGAGGCGGCGGCGGACGGACTCGATGTAGCGCACCTGCTCGACGAAGCCGTCGGCCTGGGCGAAGAAGATGTCGCGCCAGGATGAGTACGGCGCGTTGCCCTCCGCGGCAAAGGGATTCACGATCTCCGGCGAGGCGTAGAAGTGGTACGAGAACGCGTCGATCGGGATGCCCGCCCGATGGTTCGCGGCGTCGAGGAAGTGCCAGAAGTACTCGGGGTCGTGATGCACGTGGCTCAGGGACAATCCGATGAACTTCATCTCCGGATCGAGGGGGCGCAGACGTTCGACAACCGCGTCGTACAGCCGGGTGTAGAGCTCCGGGGAGATCCGATGGTTGAGATCGGGTTCGCAGAGCACCTCCCAGTACGCGAAGCGGTACCGATGGCCCGATTCGTGCCAGCGTCCCAGTTCGTCGGTGAAACCGCCTGCGATGTACCAGCTGGCGACCCGGTAGAAGTAGTCGGCGATTTCGTTCAGTGTCGGGTCGCGGAGTTCGGTGCCCTCTTCGTAACCCCAATGGATCTCGTTCGGATCCGCGGACACGGCAACCGGTTCCGCCGTGCGGAACATCCACGCCGGGATCGTCGCGAAGTTCGCGACGATAGGCCGTCCGTCGGCAGCGGCGACGAAGTCCTCGACCATCGGGTCGAGAAGGTCGAAGTTCCAGGATGTTTCGGATTCCGTTGGCGGCATCAGCTCCGCGACCGCGAGGCGCGGATGGGAGAACCACGGCAGAAAGCGGACGAGATCGGCGTCGAGGGTGCGCAGCGCGTCGAATGCCTTGTCGTGGATGGGGGAATCGCGGCGCAGCGGCGGCGCCGTCCACAGATGTGTGGTCAGTGTGGTGCGGGACGTGCTGGTGGTCGTCGTCCAGTCCACCTGGACCGGGCAGGGAAGTGGCTGTGTCATATCGGGTTACTCCTCACTGAAACGGCGAAAGCCGAGCGCGGGCAGGATCGCCTGGTCGACGATCGCCGCCCTGGCCCGTTCGTCGGGCAACTGCCCGTTGTCGATCTGGTACTTGATGACGAGCGCCTCGCCGATGTCGGTCACGACGGGGGTCAGTAGCCGGGCGTCGAGTTCGCCCAGCGACGCGTAGTGCTCGAGCACCGTGCGGGTGAACCGGCCACCGCGCGAGTCGAACACGGTGCGGTACATGGCTTCTACCAGCTCCGGGCGGCGTGCCCGTTCGGCCAGGACCGCCGCGGTCGCCGCCCCCGCCGGGCTGGCGAGCCAGCCGGTCAACTGCGCCAGTGCGCGCAGCAGATCCGCACGGAGCTGACCGCCCTCCGGCGACGGCAGTTCGACCGGGTGTGCATGCCGCAGCGCGTCGAGCAGTAGGTCCTCGGCGGTGTCCCAATGCCGGTACAGCGAGGTCTTCGCGGTGTCGGCCCGTCGTGCGACACCTTCCATTCCGAGTCGGCCGAGCCCGAATTCGCAGACTTCGGCGATGACGGCGGATCGGCAGGCATCGAGTAGTTCGGCTTTGGTGCGCCGGCCCCTCGGCGTGCGTGGCGTGCTCACGAGAGCAATTTAGCAACTATGTCGTAGCTATGCAATCGTAGCTACGACAACGTATCTATCTGCCGGTATCTGGCGGCGCGACAAACTGTCGGTCGGGTCGGGTGCGGAGTAGGTTCGGCGGTCCTCCGGGGTCGGTCCAGGGGGTGCGTGATCGCGCGCAAGGCGCACCGGATGTGGTTCGTATCGCAGGTCTTCTTTCGATCCGGCGAACTGGAAGTCGGTGGGCCGGGTCCGGTGCTGTCCTAGGCTGAGGCTGGTCGTGGTAGCGATTTCGATCTGATTCGGCTGGGAGTCTCGGTGGGCGCTGCATTGGTGAAGGGGCAGAACGGGACGCTGGGGGCCGATCGGGTGTTGGTTTCGGTGCGGACCGAGGCCGCGGTAGACCTGTCGGCGCTGCTGGTGACCGAAGCCGGGCGGGTGCGATCGGACGCGGACTTCGTGTTCTTCAACCAGCCGAGTGCGCCGGGAGTGTCGCTACAGCCGGGAACGCCTGCCACGCTGGAGGTTTCGCTCGCCGAACTGCCTGAGGGCATCGCACAGTTGCGCGCGGTGCTCACGCTCGACGATCCGACGGCGACCTTCGGCCGGTTCGCGGCGGCGGTGGCGACGGTAGCCGACACAGCGGGGGTGGTGTTGTACGAGTATCGAATCGAGGGGCTCGACAGTGAATCGGTGGTGATCGCGCTGGAGTTGTATCGGCGGAACGCGCAATGGAAGGTGCGGGCAGTCGGTCAAGGCTACGCAGGTGGATTCGCCGCGCTCGTCACCGATCACGGTGTGACGGTGGACGACGAGCCCGCAGACCGAGCCCCTTCGACGCCGCCGCAATCGAAAGCGCCGTCCCGGTCCGCTCGCCCGGTTGAGGTTTTCACCGTGCCGGGTGAAGCGAAGCTCTCTTTGGAGAAGCGGGCGAAGCTGGATCTGCGCAAGCGGGAAGTGGCGAAAGTCCTGATCGATAAGGACGCCTTCGGAATTCGCGCCCGCGTCGTGCTGGTCATCGACAAGACCGGCAGCATGAACCGGCAGTACCGCGACCAGGTGGTGCATCGCGTCGTGCAGCGGATGATTCCGGTCGCCACTCAGCTCGATGACGACGGCACCCTGGAGGCGTACCTCTACGCCCGCTTCTTCGCAAAGCTGCCTGATATCGAGGTGGAACACGGCGACGAATGGGCCCAGACCTTCCTGCACCTCAGTGGAACCCACGCGGGTATCGACTACAACCGGATCGGCGGCCGCAATGACGAACTGCCGATCATGCGTGACATCATCGACTCCCTGCGTTCCGGCGACCGCCCCACCCTCGTGCTGTTCTTCACCGACGGCGGTTTCGCCAATAGGCGCGAGATCGCCGCGTTGATGCGGGAAGCTTCACGGCTGCCCGCGTTCTGGCAGTTCATCGGCCTCGGCCGGGCCAACTACGGCTTGCTACGCTCGCTGGATGAGATGACCGACCGGGTGGTGGACAACGCGGGCTTCTTCGCTCTCGACGACATCGATCAGATCGACGACACCGTGCTGTACGCACGGTTGCTCGGCGAGTTCCCGGACTGGCTGCGTGCCGCGCGGGTCGCGGGTATCCTGCGCTGAAACCGTTCGGCTCGTACGTCAGGAAATCTGGCGTGCGTGGGGCATTCGCGGAGAATCTTGAAAGTCGCGACGCCATGTCCCACTCGACACCACCAGAAATTATAGCGAGAAGCTATCGGGGAGTTCTGCTTAGCGCCGTGCCGGTCCGGGTCAGCCGATGACGGCGTTCATGATGGTGCCCGCGCTGGTGGCGATGACGCCGCCGATCATGGCGCCCGCCACCATCTTCGGCGACTCGAGTCCGCCGCCGGTCCACTTCTCCCAGGCGAAGCGGCCGCCCGCGTAGATGATGCCGCAGACGCCCGACAGGAGCACGAACCACGTCAGGTAGCGGACGAGTTGAAGGAACTTGTCAGAAATCGGCGGAGCCTCGGGGGTGGGGTTGCCGATCTGCGCCAGGGTGTCGTAAGCGGCGGCCAGGATCATTGTCGTTCGCTCATTCTGGATTCGGGACAGGGGCAGTGATTCGCTCTGACGATCGTATCCGTTTGTCCGTCGTGATGCAGGCGGGTCGATGTGGCGCAGGGGAGTTCGTGCATCCTACGGCCTTGCCAGGTGGTCGTAGCTCTGGAAGACGAGTGGGGCACGGCGATCGAGCACGTGGCTATGGTGCGCCGCCGGACTCGTCGGCGGTTGCTGTGACCACTTGGGCGTGGTTCGATTTTTGATCCCCGCACCGGGTTTCGCGGCCGGTACCGTGCCTGCTCGGCGGAACGCGCACACGGTGGCGCGGCCGGACCCGTATTCTCATTCACGATCGAATTCTTCGGTAGTCGAACAGCTTTCGTGTGGCAGCTCGGCGACGGCAAGGTTGTACTGAAGCGTAGGGAGTAGACGGTGAGCATCATTCTGGCGTCGGTCGGCGAATCGATCACAACACTGGCGCAGATCGGCAATCCGACGCCGGAGGCGCCTCCTCTGTCGGACAAGCTGTTGCAGTTCGTCCGGTATCTGACCTGGTTCGCGCTGCTGTCAGGCATCGTCAGCATCGTCTACGCGGGCGGCAGATTCGCCTGGGAGAAGTGGACCGGTGGCGCATTGCAGTCGCCGAAGATGATCGCGGGAGCCATGATCGGTGGTGTTGTCGCCACCAGCGCGGGCACGATCATGAACACTATCCTGGAGATCTGACCGAGGACCGCTCCTCGATCCTCGGGTGCAGGTCCGGGCTGTAATCAGCGGCAAGGGGAGCGGCACCGAGCGCAACGTAGTGGCTGCCGGATCGCAGCGACAGGTCTCGCCTCGTGCGCAGTTCGCGGACGCCTACGCGCAGAGTTCGGTCATCGATCTCTGCGCGGTGGCGCGGCTGTCGCGCGGGCAGTTCTGCCTCGACGCCGTGGCCATCGATCCGCGGCCGAACTGGGATGGGAAGAGATTGTCGGCGTCGGCGACGCGGTGGCGGCGACCCGGCCGCACGCACGCCAGGGCCGGTTTCGCGAAAACTTGCCGCGCGGTCGGGCGTGCGCCACCTTCCGCCGGGCGGGTGCCTGATGGCGACGCCCTATTCCTCGGCGCGCTCAGTGCTCCAGCGCACCGGTGGAGCACTGAGCGCGCCCGCCGGTCACCGACCTGGTCGACGCACTGATCACCGTGCTGCTCGGGTCTATTGCGCCTCAAGGCGCTGACCAGCGATTTTCGCGGCGGAGGGTAGCTATACTCCGGTGCGGATCTCGCGCGGTACCCGATAGAATCGGAGGCGGAGCAGGACCATGGACGACAGGACCGAGAACAGGCCCGTGGTATCGCGGCGCGCCGTGCTCGGCATGGCGGTGACGTCGGTGGCCGCGATCGGCGTGGCGGCGTGCGGCGGATCGGACGAGGACGGCTCGACCGCCCGCACCGGGACCGGCGAGGCCGCGACGATCGCCAAAGACGCCTATATTTTCGGCTATCCGCTGGTGCTGATGGACTTCACCCGCGCAGCGGACGGAGCGACTGCACCCGCCAACCGGTTCCAGCATGCTTCGGCGTTGCCCACCCCCGCGCAACGAGACGTGGTGCGGCCGGACCTGGACACCCTGCATTCGACCGCCTGGCTCGATCTGACGGGCGAGCCGATAGTGCTGCGGGTCCCCGAGATGGGCGGAGGGCGGTATTGGCTGGTGCAACTGCTCGATGCCTGGACGAACAACGTGCACAACCCGAGCAGCCTTCGGCCGCAAGCCAAGTCGGCCACGCCGCCGTACACCTACGTGGTGACCGGTCCCGGTTGGTCGGGCGTACTGCCGGACGGTCTCACCCCGATGCCGATGCCGACGCCGACGGTATGGCTGACCTGTCGGATACAGGTCGGCGGCAACAACGACATCCGCGTCGTCCACGAGCTGCAGCAGGAGTTGCAGCTGATGCCGCTGAGCGCGTGGTTCGCAGGAACCGGCCCGTCCGCGCCCGCCGGGCCGCCCAGTAGGTGGACGGAGGCGCAGCCGTTGGCCGAGCAGGTCGCGAAGATGGGCGCGCGCGACTTTTTCCACCGGATGTGCGCGGTGATGTCGATCAATCCGCCCGCGCCCGACGACGCGCCCGCGATGCGACGCTTCGCGACCATCGGCATCCGGCCGGGTGGCAAGGTCAAGGGCATCTCCGACAGCGAACTCACTGCCGCGGCCGACACCGCCAAGGAGCAGATCCCGGTGTCTCTGGGTGCGCGGACGGTCAACGAGAACGGTTGGGTCTTCGACCCTGACATCGGCAGGTATGGCACCAACTACCTGCTGCGCGCCGTCATCGCCTGGATAGGTCTCGGCGCCACTCTGCCCGAGGACTCCATTTTTCCGACGCTGTTCGCCACGGCGGACGCCGCCGGTAGCACGGGCCGCTTCGGGCTGCACTTCGCACCCGGCCAGCTGCCGCCGGTCAACGCCTTCTGGTCACTGACCGCCTATGGCGCCGATAGCTACCTGGTGCCCAACCCGGCCGAGATCTACGCGATCGGCCATCACGCTCCGGTCGTGTTCAATGCGGATGGCTCCCTGGACCTCACGCTCCAGCACAACGATCCCGGACCGAGCATCCTCAGGGGCAACTGGCTGCCTATCCCGGAAGCGGGTCAGTTCTCGGTGAGCCTTGCCATGTTCGCGCCGAAAGAGGAAGCGTTGCACGGACGTTGGCTACCCCCGCGGCTTCTACCGCTGCCCTGAGCAGGTCTTCGCCCGCCCAGGTCCAGCGCGGGACCTCGCGGG
The DNA window shown above is from Nocardia sp. NBC_01730 and carries:
- a CDS encoding OsmC family protein, whose translation is MTTDLRTPLNDIADATARAVADDPANALVVFRASGTPEGTVGSAVTLGKHTVRVDEPPALGGADTAPNPVKVYLASLIAGQVVTYRFWTQRLGITIDDLAVTAEGDLDVRGLFGLDDATRPGFQAVRVTVRVSGPETEQRYAELQQAVDVHCPVLDLTTGATPVDTTLITA
- a CDS encoding AI-2E family transporter, which translates into the protein MSEPNKDQVPDDRATRDRGDVIGAGILWLAKWALCVVAIAAGAWVLGFLVAKLWVVILPVALAIVVSTVLWPPTRWLTTHGLRPAAAASIAVLGFIGLLAGVIALIVPSVVDQAPELADKSTEGVNKVRDWLQGPPLRIRDEQLDSAVDAIVSRLRSSSEQIATGVFSGVSTATSMLVALFLVLMLTFFFVKDGPRFLPWLHLVSGSRNGKHLAEVLNRIWVVLGGFIRTQALVSLIDAVLIGAGLVILGVPLALVLAVITFLGGFVPIVGAFVAGALAVLVALVGNGFVTALIVLGIIVAVQQLEGNVLQPVLQSRSMRLHAVIVLLAITAGGSLYGIIGAFLAVPVAAIVAVVLRYVGEQIDAAIAAVPEPETEPTPE
- a CDS encoding TetR/AcrR family transcriptional regulator gives rise to the protein MSTPRTPRGRRTKAELLDACRSAVIAEVCEFGLGRLGMEGVARRADTAKTSLYRHWDTAEDLLLDALRHAHPVELPSPEGGQLRADLLRALAQLTGWLASPAGAATAAVLAERARRPELVEAMYRTVFDSRGGRFTRTVLEHYASLGELDARLLTPVVTDIGEALVIKYQIDNGQLPDERARAAIVDQAILPALGFRRFSEE
- a CDS encoding vWA domain-containing protein, with the protein product MGAALVKGQNGTLGADRVLVSVRTEAAVDLSALLVTEAGRVRSDADFVFFNQPSAPGVSLQPGTPATLEVSLAELPEGIAQLRAVLTLDDPTATFGRFAAAVATVADTAGVVLYEYRIEGLDSESVVIALELYRRNAQWKVRAVGQGYAGGFAALVTDHGVTVDDEPADRAPSTPPQSKAPSRSARPVEVFTVPGEAKLSLEKRAKLDLRKREVAKVLIDKDAFGIRARVVLVIDKTGSMNRQYRDQVVHRVVQRMIPVATQLDDDGTLEAYLYARFFAKLPDIEVEHGDEWAQTFLHLSGTHAGIDYNRIGGRNDELPIMRDIIDSLRSGDRPTLVLFFTDGGFANRREIAALMREASRLPAFWQFIGLGRANYGLLRSLDEMTDRVVDNAGFFALDDIDQIDDTVLYARLLGEFPDWLRAARVAGILR
- a CDS encoding DUF1254 domain-containing protein; protein product: MDDRTENRPVVSRRAVLGMAVTSVAAIGVAACGGSDEDGSTARTGTGEAATIAKDAYIFGYPLVLMDFTRAADGATAPANRFQHASALPTPAQRDVVRPDLDTLHSTAWLDLTGEPIVLRVPEMGGGRYWLVQLLDAWTNNVHNPSSLRPQAKSATPPYTYVVTGPGWSGVLPDGLTPMPMPTPTVWLTCRIQVGGNNDIRVVHELQQELQLMPLSAWFAGTGPSAPAGPPSRWTEAQPLAEQVAKMGARDFFHRMCAVMSINPPAPDDAPAMRRFATIGIRPGGKVKGISDSELTAAADTAKEQIPVSLGARTVNENGWVFDPDIGRYGTNYLLRAVIAWIGLGATLPEDSIFPTLFATADAAGSTGRFGLHFAPGQLPPVNAFWSLTAYGADSYLVPNPAEIYAIGHHAPVVFNADGSLDLTLQHNDPGPSILRGNWLPIPEAGQFSVSLAMFAPKEEALHGRWLPPRLLPLP